AGCAGCCCCTATGGACACACAGCAGAACAGACACCAGCGCCATGGGCTGTATCCTTCAAGGAAATCAGATAACTGTAGCTGGTTTATGTCTGCATCTTTGCTGAAGGTATAACATAACTTGCCTTTCTGTATTCCAGTTTGCAATTCACATTTCCACCATAATCTCAGTTTTTAAGATTCCTGTTAAATCATAgctcaaagaagaaaaataatcctATCCCCAAAGCCACCTGTGCAAATTTGGAAAAGCAACTTGCACTGGAATGCAAGTAGATTAACTGCTTCTAACAGGAGTCACTTGGGCAAAGTTTAACACAAATCATCTCCACAGAAAAACTACATTGAGGGAATTAAATTTTATACTTAAGAAGTAACAGGATGAAGTATCAAAGAACAGTTACAACGAAATGTACAAGTGTTTAATCTTAAAGGTGGATTTGTTGCACAAggtcttcccccttcccccgcATTTAATCCTTCTTTGTTCGTTTGGCTTTTGCAATATTCTCTTGgcgtttttgtttcttcttttgctCTCGCTCCCTGGCCTCAATCATTTTTGCAAGCTTCCAGGAAAGTGCTGCACTTATTACGAACAATGGTGTAAGGGCCAAAATCACTGTAGTTAGAAAGCCATATGGGTCCTTTGCAGCCCACTCCACGATGTATTCAGCCCAAGCCTTAATATCAATCATTTTTCCTAGTCTTCTATTAAGGAAACCCTATGGAATAATGAAATAATTTCTGAGTattcagaaaaataaaaacacttgTACACAGCGATTACCATTTTAAGTTATCATTAAAACGGCATGCTCGTTTTTGATAGTAGTTAAAAAGCAGTGCATAGTATGTGAGAGTGTGCAACAAAGTGTTGATCCGACCTTAAAGTACAGTGTTTACAAAATAATCTGGCGTTTTCATTTGGAAACTACATGGCAGTATCAGGTACTACTCGGTAGCATCCATCACATACTACCAATAAAATACTGCTATAGGGAAAAGGAAATTAAGCTGTGTTTCTCTCGAAGGGCAGCACGCATAGCCAGGTTGCCTTTCCGTCGGTCGTACACGGCGGACATGGGAGCCGGTGAGTAACTTCAAATAGCAAGCTACCAACAGCCGGCGAGTGAAAAACAACGTCAAAACCGAGCAGAAGGGGGCACCGCGGTGCCCGTGCCGGCCAGGCCCTCGGCCGCGGCGCCGCCAGGCAGCCGCCACCCGGCTACCCCACACCAGCGCAGCCACCGTGACGTCATGGTGCCCCCGCAGCCCCGTCACGCCCGGCCGCGCGCCCCACCCTCACCTGCCGCGGGGTGGGCCCTGCGTCGCCTCGGGCACCCTCCGGGCCTGTCGAGCGGCGGAAAGGCGGCGCCGAGGTCTCTGCAGAGAGAAGACATAGGCCGTCAGGGAACAACGCGCGGCGCGGCCCCTTCCCAGCAGCGCTTCCCTCTGCTCGGCACAGGTAGCGCTACCCCGGCCGGAGACGACGGCAGATATACTGCTGAGGCGCGGGGCGGGAGAAGAGTGCCGTGCCGCCTTGCCTCGCCTCCCCTCCCCTCGCTCCCCTCCCGCAGCCCCGCGGCCACCACCGCGCGGTACCGTTGCGCTGGGGGGCGACGGCCTGCCGAGCGGAAACAGGAAGAAGGCGCCCGCTCCGCCCATGCCGGCCGAGCGCGGAGGAAACAGAGTCTGCCCGCCAGAGCCTGCTAGAGCGGCCCCGCCGGGCACCCAACCCACCTCCTTGGCCACCGCCCGCCAGACGTCACTGCGGAGGGAAGCAGCGCCGCACACGCGTGGCACGCCGGGGCTCGGGCGcctgcctgcaggctggcacTCAGGCGCACACGCAGCCGTAAGCGTGGGTGCAGCGGCTCCGCCGCCCGCTGGCCGGGGTCCTGGTGCTGCCGTGCTTCCCGCTGGAGGTGCAGCGCCTCCGGCACCAGATGCGCGCGTCTGTTCGGTGACCTTCTGCGCTGCCGCGGTGATGACGTTCCCTTTCGTTTAAAAAGAGGTGCTGCGAGGAAAGTTTCCGCTTGTCGGAGTGGATTTTTAAGCCTGTGCAGTAGCCCCATGGAGGCTGGTGGCGGAATGCAGCTAAAACCACTGGTACTCTGGCAGTGACCGGCAGGCCGCTCAGGCCGGTGCGGATTCGGAACCTGCTGCCCTACGCTGTCACTGGTCTCTAGCgtctcccctttctctctcttttagtgCCCTTTTAGTACGATCTGCAGTAGGACGCAGGTAGCTTTTAGCTGTAGCTTGGCGTGGTACTGCAAGTGTCTCTGCCATGCGGGGCATCCTGGCCCGCTCGGCTGATCTTTCCggaagcagctgtgcagcacacGGCGCTGCAGTGCaatagctgctgcctgctaccGGAGCTGTGATTGCTGCGCGGCTCTCCTGACCTGACCTCAGCAGAACACTCGGCTCATCGCAGCGCAGTCTCCATGACTGTTACAGCCTTCAATATTCTAACACTCAAAATTCAGGTTTTCAGAGTTTGTTC
Above is a window of Pogoniulus pusillus isolate bPogPus1 chromosome Z, bPogPus1.pri, whole genome shotgun sequence DNA encoding:
- the SMIM15 gene encoding small integral membrane protein 15, whose amino-acid sequence is MIDIKAWAEYIVEWAAKDPYGFLTTVILALTPLFVISAALSWKLAKMIEAREREQKKKQKRQENIAKAKRTKKD